From Camelina sativa cultivar DH55 chromosome 20, Cs, whole genome shotgun sequence, the proteins below share one genomic window:
- the LOC104770602 gene encoding stress-response A/B barrel domain-containing protein At5g22580: MATSGFKHLVVVKFKEDTKVDEILKGLENLVSQIDTVKSFEWGEDKESHEMLRQGFTHAFSMTFENKDGYVAFTSHPLHVEFSAAFTAVIDKIVLLDFPVAAVKSSVVVAP, translated from the exons ATGGCAACTTCAGGGTTTAAGCATTTGGTGGTTGTGAAGTTTAAGGAAGATACAAAGGTTGATGAGATCTTGAAGGGTTTGGAGAACCTTGTCTCTCAGATCGATACTGTCAAATCTTTCGAATG gGGAGAAGATAAAGAGAGTCACGAGATGCTTAGACAAGGATTCACTCACGCATTCTCGATGACCTTTGAGAACAAAGATGGTTACGTTGCATTCACGAGCCATCCTCTTCACGTTGAATTCTCAGCCGCTTTCACTGCCGTCATCGACAAGATCGTGCTTTTGGATTTCCCGGTGGCCGCCGTCAAATCTTCCGTTGTTGTAGCACCGTGA